In Anolis sagrei isolate rAnoSag1 chromosome 5, rAnoSag1.mat, whole genome shotgun sequence, the DNA window ACAATGGGTCACCTCCAGCACCAACTATGGGGAAGTTTTCTCTGTGTTTTGTTGGAGGCTCTTGGAAACCCAAACTATACAACTTACTTAAAAGGAGAGCACATGAGAAGGGGACGCGGCATGAATTGAAGCGTTGTGGGAAGACGGGAGGGAAACATACCCCAACTAACTCTATTTCAAATATGTTCCCTCTTTGGCCTTAGTgaatattatgattatttttcaccctatggaaaagaaaaccaaacGAACTCCAGTCTCACCAGCACAAAAAATGCCGGGCAAAGAAGGAGATTGAGAGAGACAGAGATAGGAAGCTCAAGGAAAGATTTGAAGCAGGAACAAGGGAACAAGACTTTTATCCCAAAGCCATTGTAAATCCAAAGCAGGGTTTATCCTCCCCCATGCAATGAAAATAGAGGAGGGGTCGGGGGAGAATCAAGAACCGCAACATTTGAGCCACAAAGACTGTCATGGGCTACTGCAACTTTGCAAAATTATATGTAAATGACCCAAGTTTTGACTGTGGTGGCCTTGTGCTAATCCTAGAGAGAATATCTACTTAGCAAAGAAAAGTGAGGGAGGTTTCTCTTTGGGAAGAAAAATCTAATTTGGTTAACAGTGGCCAAAATGttgaataaattaataataatttatatttccaGGGTAACACTATATCTGTAATGCTTCAGTGGCAAAGGAGATCTAAACGGCTTAGTGCTGGGAAAGTGGGAAATAGTCAAAGACTTTTTCTTCATATTCTACCTCAAGGGATGAGGAAAATGAGTGTAAGACACGTTTTCCAATAATAGGCGCCAGCCGTTCTGCTGTGGCCACATGCAGACATTTAGCAAAAGCGATTTCCCCACTGACCACATTTGGATTTGGAAGCACAAGTGTGTCCCAACAAATGTACTGTTATTTTTCTTCTGTCTTTAGATTGTCCACTGAGATGACCTCCTTTTAGTCAATCTGTCACACCAGGTTTTTCTCTGTTTACAGttaaaatggaagaaatacacTACCTTTTATGCCCATTGTAATGAAGATCTTTTTGTCTGTCTTAGGATAATAGAGGTGATGGCTCACAAATTGTGGGTCAGCCTGTTCCTTGACCTCAGTAAACAATCCAGTTCAGATCTCCCTAAAGCCTGAAGAATGAAATGGAATAAGTTAATTTACCTCCCATCAGCTGATTTGGAAGTGCAAACCTCACCAAATAATGTAAAATACTAAGTGATGCACACATGTATAGGGAACTATTTTTTTCACTAACATATGTTTTTCTGGTGCTTAATCAAGagtacagaaaaaaatattttccccccACTCATGATCACATTCAGTCTTGACAATGTAATTTTCTAATTTTGTTAAAACTCAAAATAAAAAAGCACACAGAAAATGTGATAATATGCTTtactatgaaaaaaatagaaaatgtaaGGACAAGATACAATGCAGAGAAATGAGGTTATTAAATAACAGATCAATGCCATTCTATCATTACgccaaaatttaaaatattattttttcaactttctaaaacaataaaacattcacATTTGATGACTTTGGTAGAGATGTGCTTATTGTTGATGTCCAAGGGATTTTCTTATGAACATTCATTTGAGATGATGCAAACATTCTCAAAAGAGGAGGGAGGCTTTTGCCTTTTTAATTTTGGTGTGGTTCAAATTTGTGGTCATATATAAGAATCAGAACTAGTTTTGGATGGTCCAGATAGGCAATTATCACACaggtcctaggatgcttctgccccaggtTCACCCAAGGAGCTCCACACTGCCAATCTGATGACATAGGGTGACTTCCGGTGGGGCTTCCTGGGTGAATTGGGGTTTGCAGCATGGAAGGATGCTGCCACAAACATGAATGCCTCCCTCTGTTCTATAAGGAATAACAGAACCTCGTGGTGATGCTACCCCGTGTGTAATGGGGAGGTGACAGCTACCAGCTGGGGCACTGGAATTGCCCTGCTGCCACCTCAATGATGCCCAAATTTGCTATGGAGAGTGGTGAGTCACTAtgctggacctcatccatgtggTGAGGTCCTTCATGGTCTGAAGATACTTTGGGCTATTGTTCCTATCAGCCAGAATCATTATCACTAACATAACCAGTAGTATCAGGCTTATCAACCAGAATACctgaaggataataataataataataataataataataataataataatctttatttgtacaccaccatctccccaaaggggactctgagtggcttacatggggccaagcccaaacaaaaattacaatataacaatacaaattacaatcaaataaacaacataacagtaaaatataaaatatcaaatcttataaaacaatatacacaaaacataggaactaagcataatggcaaacaaataaagggcaggccgcatgtacataaaatgatttaaaaactccgggtgagataaggggggagaactaattgtaagggcgaactcatagagagataggaaattaagccaaccttcgtgtgtgtgtgtgtgggggggggggggaggactcctGGTACAAGAACATTGCAGGagcactagcataaaattatgtggctactcttCGAAAGCGTGACagcacagccaggtcttaagactctttctaaaagtttccaaagtaggggctttcctaatctctccgggtagTGAATTCCAGAtcggggggggcacagaggagaaggctctctcccttgtacccacaaggcgagtctgagaaactggcaagggtGAAAGGAGGACCTCGCCAGAAGATCGAagggtgtgggctggttcatggagagagatacggtcacgaaggtaagCGGGTCCATATTGTACCATATTACCTTGTCTATTGCATGGTAAACTTCTCCTAGCATGAAACAAAGTGGAACTCTTAGATACAGTATCTGTTGCCCAGTCTTGAATCCAAAAACCTCTTCTCACCCCACAATAGGACCATCTACTGATGACACCAAAGACAGTCTTCTAAGTGACTGATCCCAACATACAGCTGGCTCTCCACATTAACAGGTTCTGCTGTCCAtggtacacacacatatacacataatgtaatgttggtggacagaaaagagatttgaagatgggcttaaagccaaccttaaaaactgtggcatagataccgagaactTGGGcattctaactggaagtcagctgtgaccagcagtgctgtggaatttgaagaggaacaaatgaagggtgaaagggagaaaagttccaagaggaaggtgtgtcaagccaacccttaccAGGACCGCCTGATATAggtcttgagcatccacagattttggtgccCACAGGGGGACCTGGGACTAATTCCAGCCAACTCCAAGGGCCCACTTTACCAgacacctacaaagccctgaacggtttgggacccgcctacctttgtgagtGCTTTATTTTCTACGAACCTGCATGACCCCTtcgatcttctgaggaggcccttctctcgctcccacctccatcgcaagcgcggcTTTAGGagcgagggatagggccttctcggtggtggtcccttgaCTTTGTAACTCGCTACtcggagagattaggcaagcgccCGTCCTGGCAGCATTTAGGaaaagcctaaaaacatggctgttccagtgtgtccTTGAGGAATTGACAACAAATCCCCATACCATGACCAGCTCAGTACAAAAtgcccttcatagaatcatagagttggaagagacctcgtgggccatccagtccaatgccatcccaagaagcaggaaaatcacgttcaaagcactcccaacaaatggccatccagcctctgtttaaaagcctccatagaaggagcctccaccacactgaggtagagaattccactgctgaacagctctcacagtcagaaagttcttcctcatgtttcttgtagtttgaagccattgctccacatcctagtttccagggcagcagaaaacaagcttgctccctcctacctgTGACATCccttcatggctatcatgtctccactttatctcatcctttaGTGAAATTAACCCCATAGCTTATCCCATCTGAATCTCCCACCAGATACACtaccctactcatccatctcacccagggtttttataattttatcccttGCAATTGGCTCAGCCCACTGTGCTCaacttttactattttatttcatatcctgTGTTTActttgtgttaatttgttttgtttactttttatttgatgttattatttgttgtatgtattatattttgatttgttgtaattgttgggcttggcctcatgttcgctgccctgagtcccctttggggagatggaggcagggtataaaataataataataataataataataataattattattattattattattattattcttatgcaGCCCCTTCCAATTATTCTAGACTGAAAATATCTGCAACTCTTACCAGGATATGTTATGAATGTGCTGGATGATGAGGGCTGAAGTTTAATAACTTCTGGAGAACTGCATCATTCCCATCCCCTTCCTCCATTATCTCAGGCTAACTTCTACCTCCTATTAGAAACCTGCCAGTGATCATATTACTTCTTTATCATGCCCTGTATGCATTTCATTTACTTACTAGTTAAATATATATCCCAGCTTTTCCTCTTGTAGTGCAGTGAGCCATATATggctcccccccctccccaagatcAAAGTTTAccctcacaacaactcagtgaggTTTATCAGGATGTAAGGTGTATTAACGCAATGTGTGAGAAGTGTCATTCATTGTGATGGCTTTTGTTCTTTCACTCCAAACATTCACCATTCAGCTAAGATTTAGCTGCAGGACGAATTACCCCAAAGGAacattctgaataataataataataataataataataataataataataataataatttgaaacacatctAGATTAATACACATTCTGAACTAGATTAGTGGCTGTTatgttggatcacacatcagacacttcccaagtgtctaggactgagtGAAGTATCAGCAAGTAAGGCGTGACGATCCGAGtagtgtggccttttgcagctgacagatggtaattttgtcagcaccaattgtgtttcagtacaggccaaggtctttaggccctgcacccagtgtgccaatcaccactgggaacacctttactggcttgtgccagagtttgcattttgaattatttttatattattattattattattttattattattatttcctgctttatctccccaaggggactcaaagcggctcaatATAGGACAACCAAACTTAGCCATTGTGTAACTTCCAGTTGTTTGTATGAAAATCACTGGTTAAGACAACAGACAATGAAATGAAACAAGCTGGTCTGGCTATGGCTAGTGGCTTGTTGAGTTATCATGCCTTCAACAGTCCGGGCATTTGCAATCTGAAAAAAATTACTGTAAATTTTGCTGAATAAGAATATTCCCATTGTGTGGCACATTTTGATATGGTTTAGGATTGGAATTAAGTTTTTATTATctatcttcaagtcatttgtgaCTTATAATgaccttaaggcagtggttctcaaccttcctaatgccgcaaccccataatacaattcctcaggttgtggtgacccccaaccataaaattatttttgttgctacaccataattgtaattttgctactgttatgaatcacaatgtaaatatctgatatgcaggatgtattttcattcactggaccaaattcggcacaaatatccaatatgcccaaatttgaatatttgtggggttggggaggggattgtttttgtcatttaggagttgtaggtgctggtatttatagttcacccacaatcaaagagcattctgaactcaaccaaggatggaattgaaccaaacttggcacacagaactcccatgaccaacagaaaatactggaagggtttggtgggcattgaccttgagttttggagttgtagttcacctacatccagggagtgctgtggactcaaacaatggtggatctggaccaaacttggcatgaatacacagtatgcccaaatgtgaacactagtggagtttggggaaaatagatttgacatttgggagttttaggtgctgggatttatagttcacctacaatcaaagagcattctaaaccctatcaatgatagaattgggccaatcttcccacacagaacccccatgaccaacagaaaatactgtgttttctgatggtctttggtgaccctctgacaccctctcacaacccccctagggggtttctcaggttgagaaacactgccctaaggcaAACCAGTGacgggattttcttggcaagatttgatccGAAgaggttgcctttgctttcctttgaagctgagagtgtgtggtgTGCTCTCAGTGGATTCGTATGGCTAAGcaagattcaaatcctggtcccaAGAGcaatagttcaatgctcaaaccaccacaccatatTGGCTTCAATATGGGGATTATTCACCTCCCCAAATGCTGTTGGCGGCCAGTCCCAGCAAATTAGTGAGATTTGGAGGGCCaagttgtggcgcagctggttgggagtcagctgcattaaaatcactactgaccgagaggtcatgagttcaaagccagcccaggttggagtgagcttctggccatttgtcttgcttgctgtcaacctttgaaGCCCAAAAGGcagtttcatctgtcaagtaggaaatttaggtaccacttatgcagtgaggctaagttaactaatttacaacaccataaaactctccaacagcgtgcaaagaatgaggaagtactccattggggtcacaagtggatggtgaaatgACAGTTCCCCCGGTGGCcgaaattcaaaaagcataccctcatgaagctggaatgttaaatagcctctgtgtctctatctatacatgttgtgtgtctatggcattgaatgtttgccatgtatatgtgcattgtgatctgccctgagtcccctgcggggtgagaaggatggaatataaatactgcaaataaataaatctggtgaGAAGTGCTGGAAATTGTAACCCAAACGTATTGGAAAGGCTGTATCATTCCCATCTCTGGAATAGACATGTTCTTCCTGTTAAGTCAATATCAATACACTCAGTGATTTTTCCCAAATTGAATAGGATTCCGGTTCTAACCATTTTGCGCAGACATCTCTCTCACCCCTTTCTCGTTCTCTCAAATTTATTTGCACTTCCTCGTCTTTAAATATTCCCTTTTTCAAAAATACACAGTTTACATGCCCTGTGACACCAGAACAAATGTTTAGAAGAGCAGAATAGCTGGAGAACCAATAaataaacacagcaaaaataTCTCAGTCTGACCTCAATCTGAAcctttttttaacaaaacagcaGTAGATCTTTATTTCATTCCACTCAGCCCACCATTACTTCCATGTCTATTTACATTTGTGGAAGGAAGCCTGGAGCACAAGATAATTTATTCTCTTCAGATAATATAAATATGTCATTGGTCCTGCTTGGCCTGGGAAGATGTACTGAGCCCTGAAGAACAACCTGCTGGGGAGAAGTCCAATGCTGTGGCTGTGCTAAGAAAGGGAGAAGTCTTGCATATTTCTGTGCAGCTCTTAAAGACACAGGAACCCTCTTTGGAGTGCAAGATGGCAATCTTTGGACCACAGGATGGCAATCCCAGGTGCAGGCTATAGCACAGATGGATGCTGGCCAGGAGACAAGCTGAATGCGTTGGGGTTGGGATGGCCGATCAGGTTGAGGTAGTGCCGGTCCAGGCCTTGTACCGATAGGAAAGTACCACGCTGCTGCCCAGGGCTAGCGAGAGGCATGGCTGGATTGGGAAGATAGGGAATGGTGGGGCTTCTGGTAGAGCTGTGCCAGGAGAAGTGACCGTGCCCAGACCCCTGCTGGAAAACCGGGTCATTGGCGCTGTGCCCCAAACAATCTGGAGCTGGTGGAAGCTGGTAGGAAAAGTCTGGGTCTGGAAGCGATCCCAATGAGGTCAAGATGGGTTCGGTGACAAAGCGagctttggactgcaagaaggCCAGAATCCGGGCATATTTGGTATCTTTGGTTTCCATTTGCTCTACCGTGGTCAGATAGTGAACCAGATTCTTCATGCACTCGTGGTAGCCATAGTGAAAATAATTGGCAAATTCAGCTAGAAGCtctgttggaaggaaggaaggaaggaaggaaggaaggaaggaaggaaggaaggaaggaaggaaatatgggTTATCTTAAGTCTTGTGTGCATTCCCggaataaagaaataattcccagcaaaacgtcctcagaatgcactttaactactGGATTGTGTTGGACTGCGcccctcacttctttaaaaccctcctaccagatatttatttatttacttatttacagtatttatatttcgcccttctcaccccgcaggggactcagggcggattacagtgtacacatatatgccaattttgacatacaacgtatacagacatacacagaggctatttaactttttctggccgccaggggagctgtctctttcatcttccatctgcgacactgatgaagcacttccgcattccccgcatgcttttttgctggagtactttgctggagtcttttttatggcctcataaattagttaatttagcctccccacacaacgtggtacctaattttcctacttgacagatgcaactgtctttcgggttgcaaaggtcgacaacaggctacacaattggttggaaacccactccaacccaggctggcttcgaactcatgatatatcctaccttgttcatgcccagcgtttattttttaaattttaaactattacatttggcctggccataggtttttaaatcgtCATGTGTTATTgctatatgtgatttattttaatttgtattgcattgta includes these proteins:
- the HELT gene encoding hairy and enhancer of split-related protein HELT; protein product: MASKLKERKRIPVSHKVIEKRRRDRINRCLNELGKTVPMALAKQSSGKLEKAEILEMTVQYLRALHSADFPRGREKELLAEFANYFHYGYHECMKNLVHYLTTVEQMETKDTKYARILAFLQSKARFVTEPILTSLGSLPDPDFSYQLPPAPDCLGHSANDPVFQQGSGHGHFSWHSSTRSPTIPYLPNPAMPLASPGQQRGTFLSVQGLDRHYLNLIGHPNPNAFSLSPGQHPSVL